Genomic segment of Pontibacter liquoris:
CACGCATTTATCCAGAATTCTATCAGTGATATCATCCAGATTATCAATCGGGAAAGAACCATCCTTCATCTTGATGTAAGAACGGTAACGTTTCCATAACTCCCATGGCAACCCTGCAGTATGGTCATTCAGCCAAGGCTTCACATCTTTGTTTGTTAGATCAGTGGGATTACTCTGGTAGACTTCATAATCAGTCTCTAACTGAGCGATTAATTCCTCTTCATCAACAAGAGGATATTGCTGTTTCAGAAGAGGGTTCTGTACTACATTAATTATATCATCCAAAGTAATGCTTCTGCCTGCCTTTATTGGGGATAAGAAAATGTGGCACACATTTGTCGCACTTTCAAATTGGTCCATTATACAAAGTGTTCTATTAATTGTGGATATTGATTGAAGGGTTCGATGTGAAAAATCTGCTTGATAGCTAGTTCATTAGCTACTCCCGTTGATTTAAGTGAATTGTACATCCTTTTTGCCAATTCTATGGTACCCTGATCCGGTTCATTCTTATTTTCCCGTAGCTCATGGCTTTCAGGTTCTTCACTGTGAAACTGGATGATAGATTCAACAGGAGTTGTATCTCCTATCAGTTTTAAGGCTGCTTTCAGATCAGACTGGCTAATGTTGTCTTTTTCCAGCAATTGCTTTATTAGTGGATGCTCCGGATTAATATAATAATGTCTTACATCATCCCTTGTCTTTCTCGCTTTCCACACAGGCTGGAATGAGAAACTCTTAATAGAGTCATCTAGCATAATCTGATTCCCTCTGAAACGATGTACATCTCCAGCAGCTTTTCTGGTCATTTTACCTAACCGGACCAGATCTTTCCTTATAGCTACTGAAGGAGATGCTGCAGCTTTCTTTATGTCTATTTTCCATTCGTGGTCAAGCTTGTTTGATATATCCACGAGAATTCTGGCATTTTTAAAATGTTCATTTTTAGCAAATAACCCTAACCAGTCTCCATAAAGCAGTAAGCGGCTGTTTCTGTAAATATAAAATCCCTGCAACTGGTACCACTGATCCGTTTTCGCAATTTTTCTCGCTTCTGGGCTGAGTTTGGAAATATGTGGCAGCACGTAACATTTTACAGTTACCTGATCATTATTAAAACTCTCTCTAGCTATCATCTGACCTCCATTCGATTCTTTCATAAATGGGTCCCATGCTTCCAGTATATGACCATTCATCCAGATGGATATTTTCTTTCTCTCAATGTATCTGTGGAAGACAAGACTTAAATGTTCCTCAACTTTTTCAAATTCCTCTAAAAATATGCTCCTCGCAGCCTCATTATGCACGTTGGCATTTCCAACAAGACGATCCATTTTTTCCCACAACACCGTTGTTCCACTACATAAATTATCCAACTTATCCTTAAACTTATGATCAGATAAATAGTCAAGCAGATTCCACTTCTTCGTGTAATTCACAAAATCCAGATCCCAGCATCTTTTCAGAATATCGTAGTTCTTTTTTTTTGTTATTACAGTCAATGCCTTACATTGGGAGAAGGAAGATGTTTTGAGTCCCAAGCCAAACCGTCCGAGATCATTCTCCTCACGCACATCCTTTGGATCTTTGCTTCCGGGTGTCATAGCTTCAACCAGTACATTTTTGTCCATCCCTTCTCCGTCATCAGTAATCGTTACCCAGGAATCCTCACCCTGCCACTCATACTGTATCCATATATTTCTAGCACGGGCGGAAATACTGTTATCTATGATGTCTGCAATTGCGGTCTGTAGGTTATAACCAAAGGCCCTGAAGGTATTTATCATTGCCCCTGCCTTCGGCGGTGTTTCTTCTGATGGGATGTGCAGGAGGTGGTCTAACATAGAGTCATGTTTTTTGTCATAGTCTCTAACCATTCTTTCTTTATTTCACCTTTTTCCACAAGTTGAAGTTCCTGAAGAATATTTACTATATCGTTTCCTGAAAAAAGTCTGACCGGATATCCGTCTTCCAGTACTTCTCTTTGAGTTTGTCTGGTGTAATAAGATGTAGTCACAAATACTCCGAATTGCCCTCGGCTCAGGCGGGCAACCAATCGGGATACATGCTTTGGCTGAACTGCTGTTTCACGGGAAAACTTTTTGGCTTCACCCAGAAACTCAATTTCATACTTTACCGGATAAGGGATAGAAAATTTACCAAAGAAATCCAGTCCTCCATCCGCTGTAGGTCTAGTCCTGACAATTTTATGATTTACATGTGGAAGGCTCCGAAACAGCTCTACTACGACTGCTTCAAATTGTGTTGGAGTAAGTTCACTTAACCTTCTCAACAGCAAATCTCCGGCACTTTTCTCCAAGGGAAGCTGCTCTGCTTTGTCCAATATCCTTTTAGACCATATATCCAATTTTCTGGTGTTTCCCTTGATATAATCTTCCCATACTTTCGGAGCCGCTGAATTTAGCTGCTGTGAATCAGAACATTGAACCCGGTTATGTAACCAGGACACACTCACTTTTTCTGTATCCAGTATTGTGAGCTCTGCCCGGTAATTCTTAACAGGACTACCAGTATCTTTAAACCATGTTAATTCAAGATTCTTCAGAACACAAAGACCATTAAACTGGACCAGACCACTCTTAACTTTTGAAAAGTGCAGAATTGGAGGAAGTTCAGATAACCTGTTATCCAGTACATGTTCAAATATGCTGAGCATCTGCTTATTGCCTCTGAAGTCTGAATAGTTTTTATGGGCATGGTGTTTTGCATCTCCCCAGTAAAAGATAGTACCCGTAGAATAGTCAATGATGTCTTCCCAAGGGTTATGCCGGCGATGAGAAATCTGCCTTGTGATCAATACTATATAAGAAGGTAATTCAGAATTTCTTTTCAGAAATTTTGCACTTCTGATGCCTCCTGAATTTCCTATACCACTCCCGTTCAGAGCAAACCATGAAACGAATTCATCCTGTTCGCGGGAAACACTCAGAATATCTTTATATGTATGCCCTACTCTGTAACTTCTTTCCATTGCATTTATACCCAAGCCTTTCAGTAATTTGATTTTAAGCAATCTGATTCAGGAAAATGTGGGCACATTATTATCAATGTGAAGGAACAGTTTCTTAGAACATCATGTACAGATGTGGCATGGCTTAATTCTATAAAAGACAAGTTAGCCAACTACTTCCTAACATTTTGATAGACAAACCTATTCTTCCATATTTACTCTACAGATTTAAAGAGGCTTCCAAGGATATCTATAATCTGTAAGGGCGTCTACCGAGGAACAAAGCTCCATGTATTCTCCTAGTAGACCCAGGTTATAACTGATTTCAGGATTTGATAGCTTAATCAGCACTTTAGGCAATATCTCATTAGAAAATAATTTCTGTTGCCCTATTCCACGCAACTTTCCGTAAGCAAACACTACTGATTCGGCAAAAACATTCAGAGCCATCTTCTGCTTTTGCTCCCGCGAAAACAGATAATCCTCTGTATTTACAGATTCCGCAAGTCTGGGAATCATTTCAGAGATACATTGGGAAAAACCTGATATCTGCGTCTGATTATAAATAGGAATAAGTGCATTCAAACGCTTTGTCACAGACCATTCAGCATGCATGTGCGGCATTAAAATGTATACAAGTTCCTGAAACCGGTCCCGATGCCTGATCCTAGTCTCTAAATAAGTCGCAGCCAGATATACAAGATTTTCTTCAGGAGAAATATCAGGTGCTTCATTACCTATATAACTACTGTATATAATATCTTCATAATAATCATCGAACTGAGCCCAGCTTTGAGATCTGATATCCTCAAGCAGCTTTGTTGCCGGCGACTGATTCATTACTGTTTCCACTTTATCCATACTAGGTAATCAAAAAATTTTTTTCTCGAAGTCTATAAGCCTCTTCAATAACATCTCCTGTCCATAAGAAAGCTGCGGTCTTATTCTCCTGATAACTGAATTGAACATCATTCTCACCTCTTTTGGTCCGGAGGATGCTACTTGAGGTAAATGAACTTTAATGTAAAACCACAACAGGGTTTCAGATATGTCGCTTGGATAGCCTTCAAGCGTATCATTTTCAGATGGTTTGGCTCCTTTACTTTCTTCCTGATGAACTAATCTGAAGAGATTTCCTATAGAAGTTGGCAAATACTGAAGCATTAGCTTTCTGCTGTTGTAAAATATTTCTTTTTCTATCTGCACGTTTTCCACACGAGCATTATCTTCAATCATTCTGGATTGCTGGCCTGGCACAAAGACACTGGAGTATACCTGATCTATCAGATGCATTTCCACCGGATCTGCATAGCTTAGCTTAAGATTCAGTTGCGGGAAAAATTCTTGGAGAAATTTAGGTCTTACAGGTTCAAGTAATGGGAGAACTCTATAACCATAGTATTTGCCGGCAATCAAAAGGGCCAGCTGCTTTTCATTCACATTGAAGAGATTAGTATCAGAGCGAAATAAAGCATTCCTGAAAGCTTCTTTTGCTGTATAAGACGAACTTCGCTGCTTAAAACCTGACAATAAAAACATCAATCGCACCGGAGCTAAATTGCTATTATTCCTTAAAACAGGGTGAGTAAGTATCTCGTCCATGCTTAAAAGGCCCATAGCTACTTCTCCAGCTTTGTCTGCCAATTCAAGAAGGTGCTTTATCTCTGATGCCTCCATTCCGGAAACTTCAGATTCTGACGAAAGCCTGTTGTACCAATCACGTAACACTGTTTCTGCGTTCCACCTATCATGGCCCGATTCAACAAGCTCATTAAGTAATGACAGTAAATTATTATAGAGAACTGTTTTATTTGGATTTCCGGTTTCAGTTCCACTATCCATTGTCCCAGCCAACACACGGAATGTTCTGTCTGTAATAGCGCTCCTTATCTTAAGAAATTCATCCATAGAACGGTTCATGTAATAATCGTTCCCGGTAAGAAAGGCTATGAAAGCAAATGCTTCAGGACTTATGAATGGAATGTTAGTATTATCATGGTTTTTAACATCTGCAGTTAAGTAGTGCAGTAGTCTTCCATGTCTCACATAGGCAAGCATCCCCAGTATCTGATCAAACTCTTTAAGTTTAATTTTGATGTCACTCAGATTTTCTTCAGATCGTTTTTTGCTGATTTCTTCAGGCGCACCCCAGTTGCGTCCGCTTGCTTTACACCAGGTAGTAGGAATAATTGAACTGGTCCCTGCAATCATACCTGAAAATTTCTTCCTTGCAGGAGCACCAGAAAAATGTAGTGCCCGGATCCTGCTGACAGGAAGTGGCTTACTTATGTATAAGCACCTTTCATTTGCTGGTTCAGTTAAGTCTGCTGATTCATTATCGAGAATAATCTCAACCACACATTCATCTTTCTCTCCTCTGATGGAGTCGAAAACCGGAATATACTGTGGCACCATATCAAAATAATCTTTCTGCCTGTTCTCGAGATAATTTGAATTCTCTTCGTAACAGAGAGGGTATATTATACCTGCGTCCAGAAACCTGAGGAGATTATCAGGATTCATAGGTACAAACCCTACTCTTTGAATACCTTTAGCTGAATTCTTTTTACTACTTTTAGGAGCCTTTCTTTTAGGAGCAGTTTCAGATTCAACTTTTGAAACTATTTTGTCTTTAGAGCTTGGTGCAGCCTCTGGAACAGAGCCAATTACAGAATTCTTAAACAGATCACCTTCTGTTATAATTTCCGCTGCTTTTTTGATCCTTGCCATAGTTTGTTGAACAATTAAATTTCTTTCAGGACGTAAGTGCCTCTTGGAATAGTATTGATAATTTCCGCTGGCTTACCGGTTGCAAGCAGTATAAGCCTTTCTTCAGCCCGTGTACAGCCAACATAGTATTCCCGCCTAGTCTCTGCATCCCCTTTATAATTTTCAACAAATGGCATAATTACAAGCTGAAACTCAAGCCCTTTCGATGATTTGAATGTGGTAACCACAACATTCTTTATATTCTCTAAACTGCTTTTCTTTTCCTCATCAGGTATCCCATTATAATAAGGTGTGTGTTCGATTCCATCTCGTTTAAGAATTGATGAAACCTTTCTGACATCTGAAGCATAGGTGCACAAGATGCCTATATTTATCCCACTGTTATTTCTGACCTGATTAATCAGAATCTGCTGAAAGCGGTTGGGGTCTTTCATTACAATCATCAAAGGTGGCTCTCCCCCAGCTTTATTAAACCTTTCAATATCTGAAGTGGGCATATCCCTAACAAACTCCTTTGCAAACCGGTAAACAGATTCCGGATTGCGAAAATTTGTAGCGAGATGCCTGACAAGAACTGAGTACCCAGCCCTTTCAATATCTGTTTTGAGTAGGTCACGGATATTTCCATTCTTGGAACTGAAGTTACCCATTATTTCCTGTGCATGGTCACAGATAAAGGTAATCCGTTTACTTATCAGAGGAAAATTCCGAAGTACTTCAGGCCAGATATCCTGTGCTTCGTCTACAATAATGTTGTCATAGGTCATACCTGTACCGGAAAAATGCCTTACAACTTCATTTTCATTTACCCTATTATCCTTCAAAAGAAATTTTCTATAGTTACCATAGTACCAAGCCATTATAGAAGTGACTCTGCTTTCCGGTATCTTTTCTTTTTTCAGAACATTTGTGAGGTATTGTTTGAGTAATACAGGGTAAATAAAGTATCTGAACTTGCTATTGCTGTTAGTCTCTGTAAGGATCTTTGCCCGGTGAGTTGCTACAGTTGTTTTACCACTACCGGGACAACCGGTGAGTATAATGGTTTCTGATGGCTTTAATTCATGATCTATTATGTTGATCATGCTTTTACCACTGGGCGCTTCTAGTATCTTGGCACGTGATATAAATGAGAAAGTAAACATAATTATATATTTTGAAAGAATCCCAGCTCTGGTCGCTCAGGTGTTCCTACTACAAGACCACGATCCAGAAGATTATTGAATAATTCGCAGGAAGTTTCCGGCAGTATACTGCAGTTATGACAGGCAGCCAGATTTGTTCCAAAGGGTCCTTGCACACCTACTGAAGAACAAACAGGATCAGATGAGCACCACCGTGCTTTTTCAAGGGCTGAAGCTATGATAGGTTCTAACCTTCCAGGCTTACCCTGCCGCACCAATCCACCAAGAGAACCTTCGGCATCACCTGAAGCTGTATATATGAGAATACCAGTCATCTTATGCTGCCTGCTATAATAAATCCGTTCCCGCAGGGATGAATTCCCATAACCGCATTGTAAACTTATTTCACTTATCAGCAAGTGAGCTAATGTATGAAGAAGAATAAGTACGGGATCAGAATTATCAGTAAAGTAACTCTTTGCACCAATACTGTCACTGTAATTTCTGAGTATAACATTTGCCCTGTTACGGACATCTGTATTGCTTTCCCATGCAGCAATTCTATCAGCTGAAAAATCCAGAAAGATCCCTTCTCCGCGAATTATATCTGCAGGCAACCATTCGTTAGAATTATTTGCAAACCGGATTGTTTCTGTCAAGGAAGAATTTGCTTCCGGCTTTAGCCTTGTGAACCCTGCGAACACTCTGGTTTCGCGAAGTTTCTCAACCAGAGTTATCTTATTAAAATAGTCTCTGACAGGTGATGAATATTCTTGTGCACTTAACTGTCTGGCAGAGTAGTCATCATCCGGAACTCCTGCTAAAGTCCGGAGAACGTCGTATTCAGCAAACCTGAAATCTTCTTCACTAACCTGTACTGTTTCCTGACGGGTAAGCTCACTTTTTACATATTCTAAAACAGCCTGAGTTTCACTATCCAGTTTCGCTTGTTCAATCATAAGTTCGGCGAACCGGTTGAAATCATCTGGATTATTTCCCATTATCATTTCAAAAAATCCCTTTTGCTTCTGAAAAAAGCTCTTTACCTTAGGACTAACTGCTGCATCTCTTTCAGGAATGTATATAGATGAGATAACCTGAGGAAAATAAATATTGCTGGCTCCCCTTTGAGCACCTACCAAGGTTTCACTGCAGGACTGATTACTGTTCTTTAAGCCAAGCCATGGTCTTAAACCTGAGCATCCTTTTGTTTTTGTAAGTACTCCCTTGCTTAGCGCACTTTCCATTGATCTGGACACCCCGCATGTATTGCATCTTATTACTATCCCGCCCAATGAGCCGGAAGTGCCGGTGTGATAATATAGCTCATGATTACGGGGGTTCTCTCCCTTGTGGACCCATTCCTGAAATGGAAAATCTTCAATATGTCCATTAAGGCATGCTGCTACAAATCTTACAGGAATCAGGCCCTGTTTCTTTTCATCCCTCCCATGTTCACAGGTACACTTCGCCATCTCTGCAAAAGAACCAATCCAATGCATCCTGCTGCAATACCTGCAATGATGCCATGCCGGGAAACGAACAGACTTTATTGCATCCTTACCTCGAAAACTCTTATTATCCTTTGTTCGCTTCTCGTCAATCGGTGGGGGAAAGCGTAGTTCTTTAACATTTAACCGCCTACGTAATCTTTCCTCCATTATTATAAATTTGCCTGGTTGTTCGTATACCCAGCGGCTATTGGATGTTATCATATAGGATTCACCACTTGGAGTTGCTACTATAGCACCAGGTCCGAAGGTCGTAATTACCTGACCCCTTCTGATATCAGTTGGCTGTGACATTACTTATTTTGTTAAATGGATTCGTCAGAAGAGTTTAATCTTAAAACCTGACAGGATTTATCTACATTTCTCATTGATGATGGTGTTTCCCAGGGAGTGAACGACCAATTCTCATTAACATCTGTACCCATTGGTATCATTAAAGGAACGTCAATGCCTGATTCAGTAAAGCTTCCGAACCTTACAGGCAGACGCTCTTCCCACTGCAGTAACAGCTTCTCAAGATTTTCAGCCATTCCATCTGCTTCTTCAGGATCTACTGATACAACCCTTTCCTTTAGATAGGAGATCACCTCGTTAAAAGCTGATTCATTGTGAGGGTCTAACATCATTCCTCTGGGAGTATCCCGTCCCTGTATTACTGCCTGGTTTCTCAACATCCCAACCAACACACCAGCTAAGGCGCGCTCACGTACCCTGACAGAATAGGGTGTTACACTGGTTGGTTCAACATGTGCATATAACCTGCTGTGATATGCCTGAAAATGTTCAAAGTAAGATCTGTCACGTGCTTTTGTAGGATGGAGTAAGGCAACAACAAGTCCTGGTTTTCTCTGATCCCGTCCTACCCGGCTGGTTGCCTGTATGTATTCTGAAGTATTCTTGGGCTGACCTACAACACACATCAATCCAAGGCGGGGAACATCAAGTCCGACTGAAATCATATTAGTTGCCAGACAGGCTTCAACAGAATCCGGAGAATCAAATCTCTTTTCGAGTTGCTGAAGATTTACAGGAATCTCTTCATCTTCGAGTCTGCTTGTCAGTTCAACTCTGCGGTGATAGGAATGGTAACGCCTTTTTTCTCTGGGCAGATTCAGACGATCATGAAGAACCTTTAACCGTTCAGGAACGTCACTGTCCATCAGCGTTACAGCATGACCTAATTCCCGGAGGCTATTGTAATACGCTACCAAGGTAAAGTATGCATCCTTTTCCATTTCGTTCCCTGAACAGGTCTCGGCAGCCTGAAGCAGTGCTGCGAAAACCCTTACCTCAGTTGTGATCATTGAAGGGGAAGAAGCTGCAAATACTCCGGCATATAATCTTCCCGGCGCAGAAGTATCAACCTGAGCAAAGAAAGACTCACCAGCATCTATACCCTGGGATGGGAACACAGCAACATTATCAGGTCCGCAGTTATAAATAGCATGTATCTGCTCCTTGGCCCGGCTTATGGTAGCAGTAGAAGCAATCACTTTGGGCCCCCAATGCTCTCCTGTTAATTTATTTTCAGGTCTGCAGAGATACTGAACCATTGCCTCATAGTGGCCAACCATAGAACCTAATGGACCCGAAATCAGGTGCAGTTCATCCTGAATAATTAAGGATGGTGGTAATTTATCATTAAGGTGATCTCCTTTACCAAAAAAGGATCTGTATCTGGTATCCCAGGAGAGCATAGCAAACTTATCTACTGTACCTATAAGAAGAGTAGGCGGACGATCTATTAACTGTTCATCTACTACATAAACAGGCATAATCTTCTCAAAATAGTAGCAGATACTGTTTTCACAGGAAAAGACAATACCCTGTAAATTATCTTTTTTCAGTCCTTTAACTATCTTTTTACCAGTTTTCCCAATGGCAGCCCCACAGCAGGGACATTTCAGGATTATGAAAGGGTACTTAGCATTATCCCCATCTTTCAGTTTATCAAAAGCTTTCTCCGCAACCGCAAGCTTATTGGGTGTCAGCCTGTTTCCTACCCATAACCCTATTGAAATCGGTTCAGAATCTTTTAATGCCTGCTGCTCCTGCCTTATAAGATCACAGGCAGTTATCAATGCGGCGGCTCTCTGAAACTGCTGTGTAGTGAGCAGTCTCAGTGTATACCGCATAATAACCTCTGTTCCGGAAGTACGCAATCCTGTAATTCTGTTAAAGAAGATTGTAAATGCTGTCAGCCCCAGATAAGCTTCAGTTTTTCCACCTCCTGTTGGAAACCATATCAGGTCTACCACCTCCCTGTCTGGGCTTTCAGGTCTTGAAATACCTTCTACATTAATAAGAATAAAGGCTAATTGGAAAGGTCGCCATTTGCCCCATTTAGAGGTTTTCTTCACAGCATCATATTCCGGCCATGTTTCTTCAGTTTTATAATCTGGAAGAGCTATGGCGTCAAGAACATATTCCTTCACATCTTTCTGAAACCGCCATTCCTGAAGGGGCATATTGTACATCAGCTGCTGCCTGAGCATGGCTTCATTCATTAGGCAGAAACTCTTAAAGCAGTTATCATCTTTCTCCAGAATATCTATACCTTTTCTGAGCCGCGAGAAAGATTCATTACAACGCCTGATATTAAGCTTTGCTGATTCCTGATACTGCTCACTGAGTGAAGTTAACTTACCGGTCAATTCTTCAATCCAGCTGATGTATTTCTGCTGCAGCAACCTTAGTGTTTCAATTGTCTCCTTCCTGTTTCCATAAAATGAAAATGGAAGCATCTCAAGTCTGAGATCATCAAAAGCAGCAGGTACGATTGCTTCAAGCAGGTATGTTGGAAGAAAGGATGTCTTGATATATTCAGGTGAAGTATTAGCCTCCCATACCGGAGAGCACCCATGTCCGACAGCAAAGATTTCCTGCTTCCGGTATAATAATTTGTTTATATGATCATCTTCTGAAAGCCCCTTCTCAGCTTCGGGGTAAGAAAGAAAGGCTCTTGTTTCATTATCTGGTGCATTCAGGCACATACATACCTGAAAAAAACAATCTCTGTAAGATGGAGCCTTTTCAGCTTCTGCTACTTTGCCATTAATCAAACTTAAAGTCAACAGGATACCCTGTGCATCTGTGATATCCTTTGGCAGCCTTCTGCGGATAACCATAAGAGAGAGACTCCTTGACTGATCGCCCTCATAAACGATGAAGGTCTGCACATTCCCTTCTGCAGTGAACGAAGAAGGGGAGAGATAAATATTTTCTTCCGAATGAGGCGTACGTTTGTACTTCTGGGAAGAGGACCTCTCTTCTTTATTTTCCGGTTCGTAAGTTCCAAAAGTAATTTGTACCTGGTACTTTCTATCTGTAAAGGGCAGAAAGCAACTGAAACCTATTGCAGATGGCTTAACGGAAGCCATAGGTGAAGAGAATTCATCATCTGCACTTCCTGAATCTTCATGTTTACCCTCAGATGGAAGATCTGTGTTATCTTCTATAACTGTTTCATTTTCTGTAACCGACTTCTGGGGAAACAGAATGCCCGCTATATAGGTACTTGCCGGAGAATCCCGGAGCGTCTCATATCTCTTCTCATCAGGGGCACTTGAACCTGGTCCGATTATCTCTTCTTCAAGAAACTGAAGAATTTCTTCACGCATCATATGTGTTATATAAGATTTTTGTTCTGAATTGAAGGCAGATATACTCCGATAAAATCCGGAGCCATTTGCCAGGGGAGACAGAGAAAGAGCTTTTGTTTGGCCCTTGATATAGCTGTGTACAATAATTTTCTGGACATTTCTGATAAATTCTCGATCTCCGTCAGAAAAATGATATTGTTTTCAAGGCCCTTGAACGATCTAATATCTGCATAAGAAAGTCCATCTTTTTTAATGAACCAGTCAGGATTTGCAGCAACATCATAAACTTTATAAGGCAGAAGATCAGAAGCTACTGATTCCTTGAAAGGCACAGGAGAAAGAACAGTGATATTATACAGGCTTGCTCCTCTTTCCTTAAGAGCCTTAATCTCTTTTTGAAGAAAACTGATTAATTCCTGCCTGTTTTTATAAAAAAAGTAATCAACTTCATCCCCCATATATTGGTTTCGTCTCATTGGTGACGATTCAGGACTAAACCCACTAAGAGGAATAAGGTAATCAAATATATTACCTGTATTCCGGCAGTTCTGCAGAAGGGTAAACTTCAGAAAATTGGGCGCAATCTTTGCCAGTTCGTTAATCTGATCTTCAGGAAGATCCCAGTAAACAGCTTGCTTTTCAAAATCTCCGAAAATTTTCCAGGTG
This window contains:
- a CDS encoding helicase-related protein, with amino-acid sequence MMREEILQFLEEEIIGPGSSAPDEKRYETLRDSPASTYIAGILFPQKSVTENETVIEDNTDLPSEGKHEDSGSADDEFSSPMASVKPSAIGFSCFLPFTDRKYQVQITFGTYEPENKEERSSSQKYKRTPHSEENIYLSPSSFTAEGNVQTFIVYEGDQSRSLSLMVIRRRLPKDITDAQGILLTLSLINGKVAEAEKAPSYRDCFFQVCMCLNAPDNETRAFLSYPEAEKGLSEDDHINKLLYRKQEIFAVGHGCSPVWEANTSPEYIKTSFLPTYLLEAIVPAAFDDLRLEMLPFSFYGNRKETIETLRLLQQKYISWIEELTGKLTSLSEQYQESAKLNIRRCNESFSRLRKGIDILEKDDNCFKSFCLMNEAMLRQQLMYNMPLQEWRFQKDVKEYVLDAIALPDYKTEETWPEYDAVKKTSKWGKWRPFQLAFILINVEGISRPESPDREVVDLIWFPTGGGKTEAYLGLTAFTIFFNRITGLRTSGTEVIMRYTLRLLTTQQFQRAAALITACDLIRQEQQALKDSEPISIGLWVGNRLTPNKLAVAEKAFDKLKDGDNAKYPFIILKCPCCGAAIGKTGKKIVKGLKKDNLQGIVFSCENSICYYFEKIMPVYVVDEQLIDRPPTLLIGTVDKFAMLSWDTRYRSFFGKGDHLNDKLPPSLIIQDELHLISGPLGSMVGHYEAMVQYLCRPENKLTGEHWGPKVIASTATISRAKEQIHAIYNCGPDNVAVFPSQGIDAGESFFAQVDTSAPGRLYAGVFAASSPSMITTEVRVFAALLQAAETCSGNEMEKDAYFTLVAYYNSLRELGHAVTLMDSDVPERLKVLHDRLNLPREKRRYHSYHRRVELTSRLEDEEIPVNLQQLEKRFDSPDSVEACLATNMISVGLDVPRLGLMCVVGQPKNTSEYIQATSRVGRDQRKPGLVVALLHPTKARDRSYFEHFQAYHSRLYAHVEPTSVTPYSVRVRERALAGVLVGMLRNQAVIQGRDTPRGMMLDPHNESAFNEVISYLKERVVSVDPEEADGMAENLEKLLLQWEERLPVRFGSFTESGIDVPLMIPMGTDVNENWSFTPWETPSSMRNVDKSCQVLRLNSSDESI
- a CDS encoding restriction endonuclease; its protein translation is MLKIKLLKGLGINAMERSYRVGHTYKDILSVSREQDEFVSWFALNGSGIGNSGGIRSAKFLKRNSELPSYIVLITRQISHRRHNPWEDIIDYSTGTIFYWGDAKHHAHKNYSDFRGNKQMLSIFEHVLDNRLSELPPILHFSKVKSGLVQFNGLCVLKNLELTWFKDTGSPVKNYRAELTILDTEKVSVSWLHNRVQCSDSQQLNSAAPKVWEDYIKGNTRKLDIWSKRILDKAEQLPLEKSAGDLLLRRLSELTPTQFEAVVVELFRSLPHVNHKIVRTRPTADGGLDFFGKFSIPYPVKYEIEFLGEAKKFSRETAVQPKHVSRLVARLSRGQFGVFVTTSYYTRQTQREVLEDGYPVRLFSGNDIVNILQELQLVEKGEIKKEWLETMTKNMTLC
- the drmB gene encoding DUF1998 domain-containing protein, whose product is MSQPTDIRRGQVITTFGPGAIVATPSGESYMITSNSRWVYEQPGKFIIMEERLRRRLNVKELRFPPPIDEKRTKDNKSFRGKDAIKSVRFPAWHHCRYCSRMHWIGSFAEMAKCTCEHGRDEKKQGLIPVRFVAACLNGHIEDFPFQEWVHKGENPRNHELYYHTGTSGSLGGIVIRCNTCGVSRSMESALSKGVLTKTKGCSGLRPWLGLKNSNQSCSETLVGAQRGASNIYFPQVISSIYIPERDAAVSPKVKSFFQKQKGFFEMIMGNNPDDFNRFAELMIEQAKLDSETQAVLEYVKSELTRQETVQVSEEDFRFAEYDVLRTLAGVPDDDYSARQLSAQEYSSPVRDYFNKITLVEKLRETRVFAGFTRLKPEANSSLTETIRFANNSNEWLPADIIRGEGIFLDFSADRIAAWESNTDVRNRANVILRNYSDSIGAKSYFTDNSDPVLILLHTLAHLLISEISLQCGYGNSSLRERIYYSRQHKMTGILIYTASGDAEGSLGGLVRQGKPGRLEPIIASALEKARWCSSDPVCSSVGVQGPFGTNLAACHNCSILPETSCELFNNLLDRGLVVGTPERPELGFFQNI
- a CDS encoding ATP-binding protein, with translation MLDHLLHIPSEETPPKAGAMINTFRAFGYNLQTAIADIIDNSISARARNIWIQYEWQGEDSWVTITDDGEGMDKNVLVEAMTPGSKDPKDVREENDLGRFGLGLKTSSFSQCKALTVITKKKNYDILKRCWDLDFVNYTKKWNLLDYLSDHKFKDKLDNLCSGTTVLWEKMDRLVGNANVHNEAARSIFLEEFEKVEEHLSLVFHRYIERKKISIWMNGHILEAWDPFMKESNGGQMIARESFNNDQVTVKCYVLPHISKLSPEARKIAKTDQWYQLQGFYIYRNSRLLLYGDWLGLFAKNEHFKNARILVDISNKLDHEWKIDIKKAAASPSVAIRKDLVRLGKMTRKAAGDVHRFRGNQIMLDDSIKSFSFQPVWKARKTRDDVRHYYINPEHPLIKQLLEKDNISQSDLKAALKLIGDTTPVESIIQFHSEEPESHELRENKNEPDQGTIELAKRMYNSLKSTGVANELAIKQIFHIEPFNQYPQLIEHFV
- a CDS encoding 3'-5' exonuclease, which gives rise to MINIIDHELKPSETIILTGCPGSGKTTVATHRAKILTETNSNSKFRYFIYPVLLKQYLTNVLKKEKIPESRVTSIMAWYYGNYRKFLLKDNRVNENEVVRHFSGTGMTYDNIIVDEAQDIWPEVLRNFPLISKRITFICDHAQEIMGNFSSKNGNIRDLLKTDIERAGYSVLVRHLATNFRNPESVYRFAKEFVRDMPTSDIERFNKAGGEPPLMIVMKDPNRFQQILINQVRNNSGINIGILCTYASDVRKVSSILKRDGIEHTPYYNGIPDEEKKSSLENIKNVVVTTFKSSKGLEFQLVIMPFVENYKGDAETRREYYVGCTRAEERLILLATGKPAEIINTIPRGTYVLKEI